From a region of the Terriglobia bacterium genome:
- a CDS encoding LD-carboxypeptidase produces the protein MTARATRKTKILRPAALRPGDTVGIVAPASNIDEKALKSGTRNLQHLGYEPVFLNSILSRDIFFAGSAERRAGELEAMFDNDDLRAVLCARGGYGSNHLLPLLDIRKFKRNPKIFVGYSDITSLLTWFVDNGMVAFHGPMVTKDFAHVGGWDEDVWEAVMEGQGCVMEFGPGSAVESLRIGEAKGILYGGCLSILVASLGTPYEIQTDGKLLFLEDIGAKPYQVDRMLMQLRLAGKLRRVKGIIFGEMLDCVQPGGQDYSLKEIILRVLDGLNIPIAYGFPSGHVRSGNVVLPFGVAAALEVSRKRIRFSMEAATIA, from the coding sequence GCGGCGCTCCGGCCCGGAGATACGGTCGGAATTGTCGCGCCCGCCAGCAACATCGACGAGAAGGCGCTGAAGTCGGGAACGCGCAATCTTCAACATCTTGGCTACGAACCGGTATTCCTGAACTCAATTCTCTCGCGTGACATATTCTTCGCTGGTTCCGCGGAACGACGCGCCGGCGAACTCGAAGCGATGTTCGACAACGACGACCTTCGGGCCGTACTCTGCGCTCGCGGCGGATACGGCAGCAATCACCTGCTGCCACTGCTCGATATTCGCAAATTCAAGAGGAACCCGAAGATTTTCGTTGGTTACAGTGACATCACGTCGCTGCTGACGTGGTTCGTTGATAACGGCATGGTCGCATTTCACGGCCCCATGGTGACCAAGGACTTCGCGCACGTCGGCGGCTGGGATGAAGACGTTTGGGAAGCAGTAATGGAAGGGCAGGGCTGCGTAATGGAGTTCGGGCCGGGCAGTGCCGTGGAAAGCCTGCGAATTGGGGAGGCAAAAGGAATCCTATATGGCGGCTGCCTGTCTATTCTCGTCGCGTCTCTGGGAACGCCGTATGAAATTCAGACGGACGGCAAGCTGCTCTTCCTGGAAGATATTGGCGCGAAGCCATACCAGGTCGACCGCATGCTGATGCAGTTACGACTTGCCGGCAAGCTGCGAAGAGTGAAGGGGATCATCTTCGGAGAAATGCTGGACTGTGTCCAACCCGGGGGCCAGGATTATTCGCTGAAAGAAATCATCCTCAGGGTGCTGGACGGTCTCAATATCCCCATTGCGTACGGATTTCCCAGCGGGCACGTGCGGTCTGGCAACGTCGTGCTCCCATTCGGAGTAGCGGCAGCGCTCGAAGTGAGCAGGAAACGCATTCGATTTAGTATGGAAGCGGCGACCATCGCCTAG